Proteins from a genomic interval of Psychrobacter fulvigenes:
- a CDS encoding DUF3800 domain-containing protein, producing MNGYFTLYIDESGDFESPNQSWLIGGLIIADSFKSSEDKLHAAIFPLIKKYELNGQDDFHLTEIRRNSGNDKALNIATDLFKTLNSANTPSCFVTTINKAKVSAHNLERTYRLMLLDLIIQAETAVHEFFNSEITHLDLVIATRTINAVRQTTQFNIDQEILQALPKAVESDLVASGQIALLNNIEVHMRDAKYQWGLICADFICNITYNQRFPENYKVLNDLKDDRQLFSFETFSSPELRRILNHERNQNYINALFDSLKLVDRHPKNKDFKSAVYRLIKVVFTQTGSSGAKIYFEGLLERIWRDKTVYKSYFQKLNVLIKLLRILEDANTELSVRNFNSFKFKLNNLALLCLNHIGDVDKAKEVLQKQKSIINELISDPSNFPMILDFHSREVEIYVNSLDFEKSEVLARAHWDMIDEYRNIWELISPDMEKSDFLRSSMAIRAKSTLVRCMTLNYSSDKTEVIQSYIEDILPYLSHKSDKSRIFCLRLLILSKEHRLDEAINVAIDYISGNEDVQEFDYFFFLFVLNQKLLISEKSDIKELITRVYDIVNGISLNSFSMQYIDMLRCRELSLFYHFKGLKRESHDYLKRAQSLELVELSPIA from the coding sequence ATGAATGGTTATTTCACTTTATATATCGATGAATCGGGTGATTTTGAAAGTCCTAATCAATCTTGGTTGATTGGTGGGCTAATCATTGCTGATTCATTCAAGAGTTCAGAAGATAAGTTACATGCCGCTATATTCCCTCTTATCAAAAAATATGAGCTGAATGGTCAAGATGACTTTCATCTTACTGAAATACGTAGAAACTCAGGTAATGATAAAGCTTTAAATATTGCCACAGATTTATTTAAAACTTTAAATTCTGCTAATACGCCGTCTTGCTTCGTTACCACTATTAATAAAGCTAAAGTCAGCGCACATAACCTTGAGCGTACCTACCGCTTGATGCTTTTAGATTTGATTATTCAGGCTGAAACTGCCGTCCACGAATTTTTCAATTCTGAAATAACTCATTTAGACTTAGTTATAGCGACAAGAACGATTAATGCAGTCCGCCAAACCACTCAATTCAATATTGATCAAGAAATATTGCAGGCATTACCTAAAGCAGTAGAGTCAGACTTAGTAGCTTCAGGACAAATCGCCCTATTGAACAATATAGAAGTACATATGAGAGACGCCAAATATCAATGGGGACTAATTTGTGCGGATTTTATATGTAATATAACTTATAACCAAAGATTTCCAGAAAACTATAAAGTTTTGAACGACTTGAAAGATGATCGGCAATTATTTTCTTTTGAAACCTTTTCCTCACCTGAACTAAGAAGAATCTTGAATCATGAGCGTAATCAGAATTATATTAACGCATTGTTCGATAGCTTAAAATTAGTAGATAGACATCCTAAAAATAAAGATTTTAAATCTGCTGTGTACCGACTCATCAAGGTAGTATTCACACAGACAGGCTCTTCTGGAGCAAAAATATACTTTGAAGGATTGCTAGAGAGAATATGGCGTGATAAGACAGTCTATAAAAGTTATTTTCAAAAATTAAATGTTTTAATAAAGCTACTACGTATACTTGAAGATGCTAATACAGAATTAAGTGTTCGCAACTTTAATTCTTTTAAATTTAAATTAAATAATTTAGCTTTATTATGCTTGAACCATATCGGTGACGTTGATAAGGCCAAAGAAGTGTTACAGAAACAAAAATCTATAATCAATGAACTTATATCAGATCCAAGCAATTTTCCAATGATATTAGATTTTCACTCTAGAGAAGTAGAGATATACGTTAACTCTTTAGATTTTGAAAAGTCTGAAGTTTTAGCTCGTGCTCATTGGGATATGATAGATGAGTATCGCAATATCTGGGAGTTAATTTCACCTGATATGGAGAAGTCAGACTTCTTACGTTCTAGTATGGCAATTCGTGCTAAAAGCACCCTAGTACGCTGCATGACACTAAATTATAGCTCTGATAAAACAGAAGTAATCCAAAGCTATATTGAAGATATATTACCCTATCTAAGCCATAAATCTGATAAGAGCCGTATTTTCTGCCTGAGACTACTAATACTAAGTAAAGAGCATCGACTAGATGAGGCTATCAATGTAGCTATTGACTATATAAGTGGAAATGAAGATGTTCAAGAGTTTGACTACTTCTTCTTTCTATTTGTACTAAATCAAAAACTGCTTATCTCTGAAAAGTCAGATATTAAGGAATTGATAACGAGAGTTTACGATATAGTAAACGGTATTTCATTAAATAGTTTCTCCATGCAATATATAGATATGTTGAGATGTCGAGAGCTAAGCTTGTTTTACCATTTTAAAGGTTTGAAAAGAGAGTCCCATGATTACCTCAAGAGAGCGCAAAGCCTTGAACTAGTGGAGTTAAGTCCTATTGCATAG
- a CDS encoding IS256 family transposase: protein MTNQSDIKKLAEQMAGSMNSFDDIKDFQKQLMQSFIDTALEAEMEDHLGYPKHEKADKPNKRNGHTKKTVRSDTGDLEISTPRDRGGSFEPTLVRKHQTRISGLDDKIIFLYAKGQTTTEIVESIKELYDVDISSSLVSRVTDNIIDDITAWQHRPLSSVYPIVYLDCIVVKVRQDKQIINKAIYLALGVGLDGRKELLGMWLSENEGAKFWLGVLTELQNRGVQDILIACVDGLKGFPDAINTVYPNAQVQLCIVHMVRYSMKFVPWTDKKAIATDLKAIYGADTLEIAEANLEHFDEVWGDKYPHVIKSWRNNWEGLTVFFGYPKDIRKVIYTTNAIESLNSVIRTAVNKRKVFPSDQAAFKVVYLATQQASKKWSMPIRNWTSALNRFMIMFDDRISRHLI from the coding sequence ATGACTAACCAATCTGATATCAAGAAACTGGCCGAGCAAATGGCTGGTAGCATGAACAGCTTTGATGACATCAAAGACTTTCAAAAGCAGCTCATGCAATCTTTTATCGACACTGCCTTAGAAGCTGAGATGGAAGACCATCTTGGATACCCCAAGCATGAAAAAGCAGACAAGCCTAATAAGCGCAACGGTCATACTAAAAAGACCGTCCGTAGCGACACAGGCGACCTTGAGATCTCCACTCCAAGAGACCGCGGTGGCAGCTTTGAACCTACACTAGTGCGCAAGCATCAAACCCGTATTAGTGGCCTTGATGATAAAATCATATTCCTTTACGCCAAAGGTCAAACCACCACCGAGATTGTAGAGAGCATTAAAGAGCTCTACGATGTCGATATCTCAAGCTCTCTTGTCTCAAGAGTCACTGACAATATTATTGACGATATCACCGCTTGGCAGCACCGGCCATTGAGCAGTGTTTATCCTATCGTCTACTTAGACTGCATCGTCGTCAAAGTACGTCAAGATAAGCAGATTATCAACAAGGCAATCTATCTGGCGCTAGGCGTGGGACTTGATGGTAGAAAAGAGCTGCTTGGCATGTGGCTATCAGAGAATGAAGGCGCTAAGTTCTGGCTTGGCGTTCTCACTGAACTACAAAACCGCGGGGTACAAGATATCCTAATCGCTTGTGTCGACGGTCTAAAGGGCTTTCCTGATGCCATCAATACGGTTTACCCCAACGCTCAGGTTCAGCTGTGTATCGTGCACATGGTACGCTATTCAATGAAGTTTGTACCTTGGACAGATAAGAAGGCAATAGCGACTGATTTAAAGGCCATCTACGGCGCTGATACGCTTGAGATAGCAGAGGCCAATCTTGAACACTTTGATGAGGTGTGGGGCGATAAGTATCCGCATGTCATCAAGTCTTGGCGTAATAACTGGGAGGGCTTAACGGTGTTCTTTGGCTACCCTAAAGACATTAGAAAAGTCATATATACCACCAATGCTATTGAGTCGCTAAACAGCGTGATTCGTACGGCGGTGAATAAGCGTAAGGTATTTCCCTCTGATCAGGCAGCGTTTAAAGTGGTATATCTAGCAACACAGCAGGCATCCAAGAAGTGGTCGATGCCGATTCGTAACTGGACGTCTGCTCTTAATCGCTTTATGATTATGTTTGATGATCGTATAAGCAGGCATTTAATCTAA
- a CDS encoding winged helix-turn-helix domain-containing protein — protein sequence MTIPIHNLEDHDFGKHSKTERNPRARLRLLILYQYSIGKATNDIAKDLCIHPETARRTLKRYYERGLESLYDRHRRGRRSKLAEADTAAFKAMIVSEQEKRAGGRLTGKDIQQLAKEHYNAHYTVNGIYELLKRIDMSWISARSQHPKADPQAQDAFKKTL from the coding sequence ATGACTATACCAATACATAACCTAGAAGACCATGACTTTGGCAAACACTCAAAGACTGAGCGCAATCCCAGAGCCCGACTACGCCTGCTCATCTTATACCAATATAGTATAGGCAAAGCCACCAACGATATTGCCAAAGACCTCTGCATACATCCTGAAACTGCCAGACGGACATTGAAGCGATATTATGAACGAGGACTTGAGAGTCTCTACGATCGTCATCGTCGAGGTCGTCGCAGCAAATTGGCAGAAGCAGACACAGCCGCTTTTAAAGCCATGATAGTCTCTGAACAAGAAAAGCGCGCTGGCGGTCGTCTAACCGGCAAAGACATTCAGCAATTGGCTAAAGAACACTACAACGCTCACTACACCGTTAACGGTATCTACGAGCTACTCAAGCGTATTGATATGAGTTGGATAAGTGCTCGTAGTCAGCATCCAAAAGCCGACCCACAAGCTCAAGACGCTTTTAAAAAAACTTTATAG
- a CDS encoding IS630 family transposase produces the protein MDIWFQDETRIGQQGSLTRVWHYRGGRPRLIKQQQFHSAYLFGAFCPATKKAVGLVLPFVNKHTMLLHMQEISKAVPKGRHAVVVMDGALWHPPSLNQANVTMLKLPPYSPELNPSERVWQYLKQNELSNRCYDSYEAIVDAACLAWNNLLKQPQRIRSLTTRTWAQL, from the coding sequence GTGGACATCTGGTTTCAAGATGAAACTCGAATAGGACAACAAGGCTCATTGACCAGAGTTTGGCATTACCGCGGTGGGCGACCTCGACTGATCAAGCAGCAACAGTTTCATTCCGCTTATCTGTTTGGTGCCTTTTGTCCAGCGACAAAGAAGGCTGTCGGCTTAGTACTGCCTTTCGTTAATAAACACACCATGTTATTGCATATGCAAGAGATTAGTAAAGCCGTTCCAAAAGGACGTCATGCGGTGGTGGTGATGGATGGCGCATTATGGCATCCACCAAGCTTGAATCAGGCTAATGTCACTATGCTTAAACTACCGCCTTATTCACCTGAGCTCAATCCCTCTGAGAGAGTATGGCAGTACCTTAAGCAAAATGAGCTATCTAATCGTTGTTATGACAGTTATGAGGCTATTGTCGATGCCGCATGCTTGGCTTGGAATAATCTACTTAAACAGCCACAAAGGATTCGGTCTTTAACTACTCGTACCTGGGCGCAACTTTAA
- a CDS encoding ankyrin repeat domain-containing protein gives MQYVATLYQNKDEQFLHRPSTIILELLTYSLSSFSKDEIEKAKEYFVNTFELSLYRSGHLCEQIIEVGFVIASWQERPDMNLISKLKSVQNLYGYTLPTILTEDTKRKKENLVEDWEINMWRSNAQKVFNNFKVELPEKYRVSSAVLPIYLNAKELALDLKKPNKKVKVNDNAKLHRNKGKSKQVTTQLIWNTLRKDLDAVNQLLQAGADINILSDNNESALLVALQHMNLTELHEPDDSFYKVLKDLEYAPKTINAVTAKKHLFTLLSAVQTGRLEVVEHILSLGADVSQKGGSGHVDALTMCISLIGTIKNSKQLLNQFSMMTKDPEKAIARMSDYEFSAFIRETQGSLGLNRKQVSHHLAQGKKSSNAMAILKEVFEVFKEQTQANYELFDLSEMRKIAKLLIDRGANPSARYDWSGIDGYTPFLLACELNEDELVTHMLNNATEDSKDDIINTVYRDRRNGKAVSYEKICQHFKTDDVMDVVDRSIILASSDKVS, from the coding sequence ATGCAATATGTAGCCACTCTATATCAGAATAAAGATGAGCAATTTCTTCATCGACCTTCTACTATTATTTTAGAGCTTCTGACTTATAGTCTAAGCAGTTTTTCGAAGGATGAAATAGAGAAAGCAAAAGAGTATTTTGTTAATACATTTGAGCTTAGTCTTTATCGGTCAGGACACTTATGCGAGCAGATTATCGAAGTCGGTTTCGTGATTGCTAGCTGGCAAGAGAGACCTGATATGAACTTAATATCAAAGCTAAAAAGTGTCCAAAACCTATATGGCTACACTCTACCTACGATATTGACTGAGGATACCAAACGTAAGAAGGAAAACCTAGTTGAAGACTGGGAAATCAATATGTGGCGAAGCAATGCTCAAAAGGTGTTCAATAACTTTAAAGTTGAACTACCAGAAAAATATAGAGTGAGCTCAGCTGTTCTACCTATATATTTAAACGCGAAAGAGCTAGCACTTGACCTAAAAAAACCTAATAAAAAAGTGAAAGTAAATGACAATGCCAAGCTTCATAGGAACAAGGGTAAGAGCAAGCAAGTAACGACACAACTTATTTGGAATACATTACGAAAGGATCTAGATGCTGTTAATCAACTCTTACAAGCTGGTGCTGATATCAACATCCTCTCTGATAACAACGAGTCAGCTTTATTAGTTGCTTTACAGCATATGAATTTAACTGAGCTTCATGAACCAGACGATAGCTTTTATAAAGTGCTTAAAGATTTGGAGTATGCACCAAAGACAATCAACGCGGTAACCGCTAAAAAGCATCTGTTTACACTATTAAGTGCAGTGCAAACAGGACGACTCGAGGTCGTTGAACATATCCTAAGCCTAGGAGCGGATGTGAGCCAAAAAGGCGGCAGCGGTCATGTAGATGCCTTAACTATGTGTATATCTTTAATTGGAACGATTAAGAACTCAAAACAGCTACTTAACCAGTTCTCTATGATGACAAAAGATCCAGAAAAAGCGATAGCTAGGATGAGCGATTATGAGTTTTCTGCTTTTATTAGAGAAACTCAAGGTAGCCTTGGCCTCAATAGAAAACAAGTGAGTCACCATCTTGCTCAAGGTAAGAAAAGTTCAAATGCAATGGCTATTCTTAAAGAGGTATTTGAAGTTTTTAAAGAACAAACTCAAGCAAACTACGAGTTATTTGATTTGAGCGAAATGCGCAAAATAGCAAAGCTACTAATTGATCGAGGTGCAAATCCTAGCGCTAGATATGATTGGAGTGGCATCGACGGATACACTCCATTCTTACTAGCCTGCGAGCTTAATGAGGATGAACTGGTCACTCATATGCTAAATAATGCTACTGAAGACTCAAAAGATGACATTATTAATACGGTATACAGAGATCGTAGAAATGGTAAAGCTGTGAGCTATGAAAAAATCTGTCAGCATTTCAAAACTGATGATGTAATGGATGTTGTAGATAGGAGTATAATTTTAGCGAGTAGTGATAAAGTAAGTTAA